One genomic segment of Camelus ferus isolate YT-003-E chromosome 19, BCGSAC_Cfer_1.0, whole genome shotgun sequence includes these proteins:
- the SPO11 gene encoding meiotic recombination protein SPO11 isoform X2: MAFAPSGPEASFFEVLDQHRASLLATLRRGGGEPAHEGTRLASRFEDSVGLHMISHCTTRKIKSDSPKSVKNFALILKILSTIYKLVQSNTYATKRDIYYTDSQLFGNQTVVDNIINDISCMLKVPRRSLHILSTSKGLIAGNLRYIEEDGTKVNCTCATAVPVSSNIQGIRNLITDAKFLLIVEKDATFQRLLDDNFCNKMSPCIMVTGKGVPDLNTRLLVKKLWDTFHIPVFSLVDADPHGIEIMCIYKYGSMAMSFEAHNLTVPAIRWLGLLPSDIKRLNIPKSTLIPMTKRDQMKLDSILKRPYVTCQPFWRKEMEIMGDSKMKAEIQALTFLSSDYLSRVYLPNKLKFGGWI; the protein is encoded by the exons ATGGCCTTTGCGCCCAGCGGTCCTGAGGCCTCGTTCTTCGAGGTTTTGGACCAGCACAGGGCTTCCCTGCTGGCCACCCTGAGGAGAGGGGGCGGGGAGCCCGCGCACGAGGGGACGCGCCTGGCGTCGAG GTTTGAAGATTCTGTGGGTCTTCACATGATATCTCATTGTACCACAAGAAAAATCAAGAGCGATTCACCAAAATCAGTTAAGAATTTTG CACTAATTCTTAAAATACTGTCCACGATTTATAAATTAGTACAGAGCAACACTTATGCAACCAAAAG agACATATATTACACTGACAGCCAACTCTTTGGTAACCAGACTGTTGTGGACAATATTATCAATGATATTTCCTGTATGTTAAAAGTGCCGAGGAGGAGTCTACATATA CTATCTACATCAAAAGGTTTAATTGCTGGCAATTTAAGGTATATCGAAGAAGATGGCACCAAGGTGAATTGTACCTGTGCAACA GCTGTTCCTGTGTCATCTAATATTCAAGGAATTCGGA ATTTAATTACAGATGCGAAATTTCTATTAATTGTAGAAAAAGACGCAACATTTCAGCGACTCCTAGATGACAATTTTTGCAACAAAATGTCTCCGTGCATCATGGTTACG GGAAAGGGAGTACCCGATCTGAACACAAGACTTCTAGTCAAGAAGCTGTGGGACACGTTTCACATTCCTGTTTTCAGTCTTGTAGATGCTGATCCACATG GCATAGAAATTATGTGCATCTATAAGTACGGGTCTAtg GCTATGTCTTTTGAAGCCCATAACCTGACGGTTCCAGCTATTAGATGGCTTGGTCTCCTGCCGTCTGATATCAAAAG GTTAAATATACCTAAAAGTACTTTAATTCCAATGACAAAACGGGACCAAATGAAACTTGACAGTATCCTGAAGAGACCTTATGTTACTTGCCAACCATTTTGGAGAAAAGAA ATGGAAATAATGGGAGACTCTAAAATGAAGGCAGAAATTCAAGCTTTGACCTTCCTATCATCAGATTATCTTTCCAGAGTGTACTTACCTAACAAACTAAAATTTGGAGgatggatataa
- the SPO11 gene encoding meiotic recombination protein SPO11 isoform X1, whose product MAFAPSGPEASFFEVLDQHRASLLATLRRGGGEPAHEGTRLASSSEVLASIENIIQDVITSLARNEAPAFTIDNRSSWENIKFEDSVGLHMISHCTTRKIKSDSPKSVKNFALILKILSTIYKLVQSNTYATKRDIYYTDSQLFGNQTVVDNIINDISCMLKVPRRSLHILSTSKGLIAGNLRYIEEDGTKVNCTCATAVPVSSNIQGIRNLITDAKFLLIVEKDATFQRLLDDNFCNKMSPCIMVTGKGVPDLNTRLLVKKLWDTFHIPVFSLVDADPHGIEIMCIYKYGSMAMSFEAHNLTVPAIRWLGLLPSDIKRLNIPKSTLIPMTKRDQMKLDSILKRPYVTCQPFWRKEMEIMGDSKMKAEIQALTFLSSDYLSRVYLPNKLKFGGWI is encoded by the exons ATGGCCTTTGCGCCCAGCGGTCCTGAGGCCTCGTTCTTCGAGGTTTTGGACCAGCACAGGGCTTCCCTGCTGGCCACCCTGAGGAGAGGGGGCGGGGAGCCCGCGCACGAGGGGACGCGCCTGGCGTCGAG TTCTGAGGTTCTTGCATCTATAGAAAATATTATCCAAGACGTAATCACAAGCTTGGCAAGAAATGAAGCACCTGCATTCACAATAGACAACAGATCAAGCTGGGAAAATATAAA GTTTGAAGATTCTGTGGGTCTTCACATGATATCTCATTGTACCACAAGAAAAATCAAGAGCGATTCACCAAAATCAGTTAAGAATTTTG CACTAATTCTTAAAATACTGTCCACGATTTATAAATTAGTACAGAGCAACACTTATGCAACCAAAAG agACATATATTACACTGACAGCCAACTCTTTGGTAACCAGACTGTTGTGGACAATATTATCAATGATATTTCCTGTATGTTAAAAGTGCCGAGGAGGAGTCTACATATA CTATCTACATCAAAAGGTTTAATTGCTGGCAATTTAAGGTATATCGAAGAAGATGGCACCAAGGTGAATTGTACCTGTGCAACA GCTGTTCCTGTGTCATCTAATATTCAAGGAATTCGGA ATTTAATTACAGATGCGAAATTTCTATTAATTGTAGAAAAAGACGCAACATTTCAGCGACTCCTAGATGACAATTTTTGCAACAAAATGTCTCCGTGCATCATGGTTACG GGAAAGGGAGTACCCGATCTGAACACAAGACTTCTAGTCAAGAAGCTGTGGGACACGTTTCACATTCCTGTTTTCAGTCTTGTAGATGCTGATCCACATG GCATAGAAATTATGTGCATCTATAAGTACGGGTCTAtg GCTATGTCTTTTGAAGCCCATAACCTGACGGTTCCAGCTATTAGATGGCTTGGTCTCCTGCCGTCTGATATCAAAAG GTTAAATATACCTAAAAGTACTTTAATTCCAATGACAAAACGGGACCAAATGAAACTTGACAGTATCCTGAAGAGACCTTATGTTACTTGCCAACCATTTTGGAGAAAAGAA ATGGAAATAATGGGAGACTCTAAAATGAAGGCAGAAATTCAAGCTTTGACCTTCCTATCATCAGATTATCTTTCCAGAGTGTACTTACCTAACAAACTAAAATTTGGAGgatggatataa